AGAGTATGTTGGCAGAAGATATAAAACCGAATCGCCTGGAACGCGCAAAACTTGCGTTAGGAGACTTTGTTAAGCATCTTAAAGGCGACCGTATCGGGCTGATTGCTTTCTCCGGAAGCGCTTTTGTGCAATGCCCGCTCACTGTAGATTATAGCGGATTTCTTTTGTCCGTAGAGGCGCTTGATATAAATACTATCCCTAAGGGTGGAACCTCAATTTCCAGCGCAATTCGGCAGGCGATGGAAAGCTATGAGGGCGGACTTAAGAAATATAAGGTGTTGATTATTATTACTGACGGCGAGGATCACGAGGGGGATCCGGTTAAGGCTGCGGAATTGGCTCAAAAAGAAGGCATAAAGATATTTTGCATAGGCATAGGCACAAACGAAGGTGAATTGATACCGGTAACTGATGAGAGTGGTAGTAAAGCCTTTTTGAAGGATAGAAGCGGAGCGGTGGTGAAAAGCAGGCTTGATGAAGCAACTCTGCAAAAAATAGCTCTGGCTACGGCGGGGAGTTATGTGCGCGCAAGCGCTAAAGAATTTGGGTTAGACTTAATTTATAAAGAGAAACTTTCGGAAATGGAGAAGAGAGAACTTGAGACCAAGATGGCTAAGCAGTATGAGGAGCGTTTTCAGATTCCGCTGTCCATTGTTTTCTTGCTTTTGGCATTCGAATTTCTCTTAAGCGATAGGAAGAAGGCGTTATGAGTAAAAGTTGCAGGATAGTTACATTTTTTATTAGCTTGTGTATTTTTGCGGTTGCGAACTTACCGTGCTTTGCTGCAACTGATGCTAAGAAAAACGTCAAGGAAGCAAACAGACTTTACAAACAAGGAAAGCTTGATGAGGCGCTACAGAAATATAATGATGCAAGCGTAGCCCTTCCTGATTCTGATATCGTAAACTTCAACATGGGGACAGCATTATATAAAAAAGAAGATTACGAGAAGGCGCAAGATGCCTTTACTAAAGCCTTAACCAGCGAAGATAAGAAGCTCGAAGCAGATGCCTTATATAATTTGGG
Above is a window of Patescibacteria group bacterium DNA encoding:
- a CDS encoding VWA domain-containing protein, with product MRFANIQAAHLFWLIIAVIGFFFWVNARRKRSLEAFADKNLLATLLASFDIRKYRLKQVLIIVVFSLAAFSFMRPQWGFKWQEIKRRGLDILVAVDVSKSMLAEDIKPNRLERAKLALGDFVKHLKGDRIGLIAFSGSAFVQCPLTVDYSGFLLSVEALDINTIPKGGTSISSAIRQAMESYEGGLKKYKVLIIITDGEDHEGDPVKAAELAQKEGIKIFCIGIGTNEGELIPVTDESGSKAFLKDRSGAVVKSRLDEATLQKIALATAGSYVRASAKEFGLDLIYKEKLSEMEKRELETKMAKQYEERFQIPLSIVFLLLAFEFLLSDRKKAL